One window of the Bubalus kerabau isolate K-KA32 ecotype Philippines breed swamp buffalo chromosome 9, PCC_UOA_SB_1v2, whole genome shotgun sequence genome contains the following:
- the RIPPLY2 gene encoding protein ripply2 isoform X1 — MEIAKRTESRSGQCVHLCRPPPAPDLPMQHRGADSGYRALAPPRAYPAPSLPPAPSRLLPSDFPAPHPPRPGSAAVRSPGYRFASSLRVLCSPPRRSAVFWRPWIDDGGEKEQEAPHHAVEAMPDGPGITDASGKLSQYRHPVRLFWPKSKCYDYLYQEAEALLKNFPIQATISFYEDSDSEDETEELICEN, encoded by the exons ATGGAGATCGCGAAACGTACGGAGAGCAGAAGCGGCCAGTGCGTGCACCTCTGTCGCCCGCCGCCAGCTCCAGATCTTCCGATGCAGCACAGGGGCGCGGACTCCGGGTACAGAGCCTTGGCCCCGCCTCGCGCTTACCCCGCTCCATCCCTCCCGCCTGCCCCTTCCCGGCTCCTCCCCTCGGATTTTCCAGCCCCACACCCTCCCCGCCCTGGCTCAGCTGCGGTCAGGTCTCCTGGGTATAGGTTCGCATCTTCTCTGCGCGTCTTGTGCTCCCCACCTCGCAGATCCGCAGTCTTCTGGAGACCGTGGATTGACGACGGAggagagaaggagcaggaggcgCCGCACCACGCCGTGGAGGCG ATGCCAGATGGCCCCGGAATAACGGACGCCTCAGGAAAGCTTTCCCAATACAGACACCCAGTCAG ACTATTTTGGCCAAAATCAAAGTGTTATGATTACTTATATCAAGAAGCAGAAGCTCTTCTGAAAAATTTTCCAATTCAAGCCACAATTTCATTTTATGAAGATTCTGATAGTGAAGACGAAACTGAGGAGCTGATCTGTGAAAATTAA
- the RIPPLY2 gene encoding protein ripply2 isoform X3, whose amino-acid sequence MEIAKRTESRSGQCVHLCRPPPAPDLPMQHRGADSGYRALAPPRAYPAPSLPPAPSRLLPSDFPAPHPPRPGSAAVRSPGYRFASSLRVLCSPPRRSAVFWRPWIDDGGEKEQEAPHHAVEAMPDGPGITDASGKLSQYRHPVSILCCLLLSDYFGQNQSVMITYIKKQKLF is encoded by the exons ATGGAGATCGCGAAACGTACGGAGAGCAGAAGCGGCCAGTGCGTGCACCTCTGTCGCCCGCCGCCAGCTCCAGATCTTCCGATGCAGCACAGGGGCGCGGACTCCGGGTACAGAGCCTTGGCCCCGCCTCGCGCTTACCCCGCTCCATCCCTCCCGCCTGCCCCTTCCCGGCTCCTCCCCTCGGATTTTCCAGCCCCACACCCTCCCCGCCCTGGCTCAGCTGCGGTCAGGTCTCCTGGGTATAGGTTCGCATCTTCTCTGCGCGTCTTGTGCTCCCCACCTCGCAGATCCGCAGTCTTCTGGAGACCGTGGATTGACGACGGAggagagaaggagcaggaggcgCCGCACCACGCCGTGGAGGCG ATGCCAGATGGCCCCGGAATAACGGACGCCTCAGGAAAGCTTTCCCAATACAGACACCCAGTCAG catattatgTTGTCTGCTTCTTTCAGACTATTTTGGCCAAAATCAAAGTGTTATGATTACTTATATCAAGAAGCAGAAGCTCTTCTGA
- the RIPPLY2 gene encoding protein ripply2 isoform X4, with translation MEIAKRTESRSGQCVHLCRPPPAPDLPMQHRGADSGYRALAPPRAYPAPSLPPAPSRLLPSDFPAPHPPRPGSAAVRSPGYRFASSLRVLCSPPRRSAVFWRPWIDDGGEKEQEAPHHAVEAMPDGPGITDASGKLSQYRHPVRINLIWAHEAIYCTLKYQAL, from the exons ATGGAGATCGCGAAACGTACGGAGAGCAGAAGCGGCCAGTGCGTGCACCTCTGTCGCCCGCCGCCAGCTCCAGATCTTCCGATGCAGCACAGGGGCGCGGACTCCGGGTACAGAGCCTTGGCCCCGCCTCGCGCTTACCCCGCTCCATCCCTCCCGCCTGCCCCTTCCCGGCTCCTCCCCTCGGATTTTCCAGCCCCACACCCTCCCCGCCCTGGCTCAGCTGCGGTCAGGTCTCCTGGGTATAGGTTCGCATCTTCTCTGCGCGTCTTGTGCTCCCCACCTCGCAGATCCGCAGTCTTCTGGAGACCGTGGATTGACGACGGAggagagaaggagcaggaggcgCCGCACCACGCCGTGGAGGCG ATGCCAGATGGCCCCGGAATAACGGACGCCTCAGGAAAGCTTTCCCAATACAGACACCCAGTCAG aatcaatctgatttgggcaCATGAGGCTATTTATTGTACACTAAAATACCAGGCACTCTAG
- the RIPPLY2 gene encoding protein ripply2 isoform X2: protein MEIAKRTESRSGQCVHLCRPPPAPDLPMQHRGADSGYRALAPPRAYPAPSLPPAPSRLLPSDFPAPHPPRPGSAAVRSPGYRFASSLRVLCSPPRRSAVFWRPWIDDGGEKEQEAPHHAVEAMPDGPGITDASGKLSQYRHPVRIKNGVRNCGLQQTEQINKWNLRRKRKGNVMKIPKITGP, encoded by the exons ATGGAGATCGCGAAACGTACGGAGAGCAGAAGCGGCCAGTGCGTGCACCTCTGTCGCCCGCCGCCAGCTCCAGATCTTCCGATGCAGCACAGGGGCGCGGACTCCGGGTACAGAGCCTTGGCCCCGCCTCGCGCTTACCCCGCTCCATCCCTCCCGCCTGCCCCTTCCCGGCTCCTCCCCTCGGATTTTCCAGCCCCACACCCTCCCCGCCCTGGCTCAGCTGCGGTCAGGTCTCCTGGGTATAGGTTCGCATCTTCTCTGCGCGTCTTGTGCTCCCCACCTCGCAGATCCGCAGTCTTCTGGAGACCGTGGATTGACGACGGAggagagaaggagcaggaggcgCCGCACCACGCCGTGGAGGCG ATGCCAGATGGCCCCGGAATAACGGACGCCTCAGGAAAGCTTTCCCAATACAGACACCCAGTCAG AATCAAGAATGGTGTTCGCAATTGCGGTTTACAGCAAACCGAACAAATCAACAAATGGAACTTGAGacggaagagaaaaggaaacgtAATGAAAATCCCAAAGATTACAGGACCGTAA